Proteins from a genomic interval of Candidatus Kuenenbacteria bacterium HGW-Kuenenbacteria-1:
- the scpB gene encoding SMC-Scp complex subunit ScpB, which produces MSLKSIIESLFFVSNKPFSIKKLSQILKIEEEKIKEKIQELIKEYDNPDKGITIIKKESEYQMATNPQNTTIIQNFLKEETMGELTKPSLETLAIIAYRGPITKPELEQIRGINCSLILRNLLIKGLIETRENTKLNQISYIITFDFMRYLGINDIKNLPDYEKLSKNKSLDDFLKN; this is translated from the coding sequence ATGTCTTTAAAATCTATTATTGAAAGTCTTTTTTTTGTTTCTAATAAACCTTTTTCTATAAAAAAACTCTCTCAAATTTTAAAAATAGAAGAAGAAAAGATTAAAGAAAAAATTCAAGAATTAATAAAAGAATATGATAATCCTGATAAAGGAATTACTATTATTAAAAAAGAATCGGAATATCAAATGGCAACCAATCCTCAAAATACCACAATAATTCAAAATTTTTTAAAAGAAGAAACAATGGGAGAATTAACTAAACCATCATTAGAAACATTAGCTATTATTGCTTATCGAGGACCTATTACTAAACCAGAATTAGAACAAATTAGAGGAATTAATTGCAGTTTAATTTTAAGAAATTTATTAATTAAAGGATTAATTGAAACTCGCGAAAATACGAAATTAAATCAAATTTCATATATAATTACTTTTGATTTTATGCGTTATTTAGGAATTAATGATATTAAAAATCTCCCTGATTATGAAAAACTTTCTAAAAATAAAAGTTTGGATGATTTTTTAAAAAATTAA
- a CDS encoding RNA-binding protein, translating to MTTQADQAFIEMIVKSLVNKPEAVTVERTVDEMGVLLTLKVDVEDTGQIIGRSGQTIQAIRTLLRIVGAKNNARVNLKLYQPEGTERPFRRDTRSDAKVTTADAIDDFKI from the coding sequence ATGACAACACAAGCAGACCAAGCATTTATAGAAATGATTGTTAAGTCTTTAGTAAATAAGCCGGAAGCGGTCACAGTAGAAAGAACAGTTGATGAAATGGGTGTTTTACTTACCTTAAAAGTTGATGTTGAAGATACCGGACAAATTATTGGACGCTCTGGTCAAACAATTCAAGCTATTCGTACTTTATTAAGAATTGTTGGAGCTAAAAATAATGCCCGTGTTAATTTAAAACTTTATCAACCAGAAGGTACAGAACGTCCTTTTAGAAGAGACACAAGAAGCGATGCAAAAGTAACTACTGCTGATGCAATAGATGATTTTAAAATATAA
- the gap gene encoding type I glyceraldehyde-3-phosphate dehydrogenase — protein MKKIRIAINGFGRIGRPSLKIILDHPELEIVAINDLTDVKTLAHLLKYDSIYGIYEKNVGFQELDKEKSVGSLIIDNKEILIFAEKDPEKLPWKQLEIDVVLECTGFFTEKEGAEKHLKAGAKKVVISAPSKSLEIPTFVLGVNEEKYNSETDHIISNASCTTNCLAPIVKVLNDNFEIKNGFMTTVHSYTNDQRILDLPHEDLRRSRAAAMSIIPTTTGAAKTVTKIIPELNGKIDGIAMRVPTSNVSIVDFVCNVSKKTNSSEVIEAFKKASKEKMKNILAVCDEPLVSVDYKKNSNSAIVDLPMLMVKDDLIKVVAWYDNEWGYSCRFVEMAKYIGNLLTL, from the coding sequence ATGAAAAAAATACGAATTGCAATAAATGGATTTGGTCGGATTGGTCGGCCCAGTCTAAAAATTATTTTAGATCATCCAGAATTGGAAATTGTCGCCATTAATGATTTAACTGATGTAAAAACATTGGCTCATCTTTTGAAATATGATTCTATTTATGGAATTTATGAAAAAAATGTTGGTTTTCAAGAGTTAGACAAAGAAAAAAGTGTCGGCAGTTTAATTATAGATAATAAAGAAATTCTTATTTTTGCTGAAAAAGATCCAGAAAAATTACCATGGAAGCAATTAGAAATCGACGTTGTTTTAGAATGCACAGGATTTTTTACAGAAAAAGAAGGCGCAGAAAAACATTTAAAAGCCGGGGCAAAAAAAGTAGTTATTAGCGCTCCTTCAAAAAGTTTAGAAATTCCAACTTTTGTTTTGGGAGTAAATGAAGAAAAATATAATTCAGAAACAGATCATATTATTTCTAATGCTTCCTGTACAACAAACTGTTTAGCACCAATTGTTAAGGTTTTAAATGATAATTTTGAAATCAAAAATGGATTTATGACCACTGTTCATTCTTATACCAATGATCAACGAATTTTAGATTTACCACATGAAGATTTACGACGTAGCCGAGCCGCAGCAATGTCAATTATTCCCACAACCACTGGAGCAGCTAAAACAGTAACAAAAATAATTCCAGAATTAAATGGGAAAATTGACGGCATTGCCATGCGTGTTCCAACATCAAACGTTTCAATTGTTGATTTTGTTTGTAATGTCTCAAAAAAAACAAATTCATCAGAAGTGATAGAAGCATTTAAAAAAGCGTCTAAAGAAAAAATGAAAAATATTCTTGCTGTTTGTGATGAACCCTTGGTTTCAGTTGATTATAAAAAAAATTCTAATTCAGCTATTGTGGATTTACCAATGTTAATGGTTAAAGACGATCTAATCAAAGTTGTTGCTTGGTATGACAATGAATGGGGATATAGTTGCCGATTTGTAGAAATGGCAAAATATATTGGAAATTTATTAACTCTCTAA
- the tsf gene encoding translation elongation factor Ts, whose translation MLNLIKQLRERTGLGIMDCKKAIEESKGAIEKAIEFLRKAGTIKAAKKAERETKEGLIDSYIHPGGRIGVLVKVNCETDFVARNEEFKTLVHDIAIQIAANDPQYLKPEDVSEEIKEKEKEIYKEQLKKEGKPEAIIEKILQGKLQKMYKEICLTKQSFFKEEKITVEELINQTISKLGENIQIAEFVRYKL comes from the coding sequence ATGTTAAATTTAATTAAACAATTAAGAGAGCGGACTGGGCTGGGAATAATGGATTGTAAAAAAGCCATTGAAGAAAGTAAAGGAGCTATAGAAAAAGCCATTGAATTTTTAAGAAAAGCCGGAACAATAAAAGCGGCCAAAAAAGCAGAAAGAGAAACAAAAGAAGGTTTAATTGATTCTTACATTCATCCAGGTGGAAGAATTGGCGTTTTGGTTAAAGTAAATTGCGAGACAGATTTTGTCGCGCGTAATGAAGAATTTAAAACTTTGGTTCATGATATTGCTATTCAAATAGCAGCCAACGATCCTCAATATTTAAAACCTGAAGATGTATCTGAAGAAATAAAAGAAAAAGAAAAAGAAATTTATAAAGAACAATTAAAAAAAGAAGGGAAGCCAGAAGCGATTATAGAAAAAATTTTGCAAGGAAAATTACAAAAAATGTATAAAGAAATTTGTTTGACAAAACAATCTTTTTTTAAAGAAGAAAAAATAACAGTTGAGGAATTAATTAATCAAACCATTTCTAAATTAGGTGAAAATATTCAAATAGCAGAATTTGTGAGATACAAATTATAA
- a CDS encoding aminoacyl-tRNA hydrolase, with protein MKIIVGLGNPGKEYEKTRHNCGFMAIYNLQKTLNENFDNFKFNKKFDALISQGDFNKEKIVLAMPQTFMNNSGKSVSALMNYYKLNSSDLFIINDDIDLPIIKIKISKNINSAGHKGVQSIIDYLETKAFIRFRIGIKPIHIYNTKEFVLQEFTKEQEKNISENLEKITLAIKMTLKEGINNAMNKYN; from the coding sequence ATGAAAATAATTGTTGGTTTAGGAAATCCGGGAAAAGAATATGAAAAAACTCGTCATAATTGTGGATTTATGGCAATTTATAATTTGCAAAAAACCTTAAATGAAAATTTTGATAATTTTAAATTTAATAAAAAATTTGACGCTTTAATTTCACAAGGAGATTTTAATAAAGAAAAAATTGTTTTAGCTATGCCTCAAACTTTTATGAATAATTCTGGAAAATCAGTCAGCGCTTTAATGAATTATTATAAATTAAATTCTTCAGATTTATTTATTATTAACGATGATATTGATTTACCTATAATAAAAATTAAAATTAGTAAAAATATTAATTCCGCTGGTCATAAGGGTGTTCAATCTATTATTGATTATTTAGAAACAAAGGCTTTTATTAGATTTAGAATCGGAATAAAACCAATTCATATATACAACACAAAAGAATTTGTTTTACAGGAATTTACTAAAGAACAAGAGAAAAATATTTCTGAAAATTTAGAAAAAATTACTCTAGCTATTAAAATGACTTTGAAAGAAGGAATAAATAATGCAATGAATAAATATAATTAA
- the rpsB gene encoding 30S ribosomal protein S2, which yields MLKLPTLLELLEAGVHFGHQTSKRYPKTKPYIFGIRSGIHIINLEKTVEKLKEALDFIKEISAKNGTILFLGTKKQAKDIVKKAALEVNMPYITERWLGGTFTNLDTIIKNIKKMKKMEEEKEKGEFKKYTKKEQLKFEKEIEKLKRLFDGLRELNKLPEAIFIIGINEEETAEKEAKKKNVPIVAIIDTNTKPQNVAYPIPANDDGIKSIKMMVNLVVEAIKEGKSVTKNEQSTNSSENLKANNEKV from the coding sequence ATGCTTAAATTACCAACTTTATTGGAATTATTAGAAGCAGGAGTTCATTTTGGACATCAAACTTCTAAAAGATATCCTAAAACAAAGCCTTATATTTTTGGAATCCGTAGCGGAATACATATTATTAATTTGGAAAAAACTGTTGAAAAATTAAAAGAAGCTTTAGATTTTATAAAAGAAATTTCTGCAAAAAACGGAACAATTCTTTTTTTAGGAACCAAAAAACAAGCTAAAGATATTGTTAAAAAAGCAGCGTTAGAAGTTAATATGCCATATATAACAGAAAGATGGTTAGGTGGAACTTTTACTAATTTAGATACTATTATAAAAAATATAAAAAAAATGAAAAAAATGGAAGAAGAAAAAGAAAAAGGAGAATTTAAAAAATATACAAAAAAAGAACAATTAAAATTTGAAAAAGAAATTGAAAAATTAAAAAGATTATTTGATGGATTAAGAGAATTAAATAAATTGCCAGAAGCAATTTTTATTATTGGAATTAATGAAGAAGAAACAGCGGAAAAAGAAGCTAAAAAGAAAAATGTTCCTATTGTTGCCATTATAGACACTAATACTAAACCTCAAAATGTGGCTTATCCAATCCCAGCCAATGACGATGGAATTAAATCAATTAAAATGATGGTTAATTTAGTCGTTGAAGCGATTAAAGAGGGAAAAAGCGTGACTAAAAATGAACAATCAACAAATAGCAGTGAAAATTTAAAAGCAAACAATGAAAAAGTGTAA